Proteins encoded in a region of the Anopheles aquasalis chromosome 2, idAnoAquaMG_Q_19, whole genome shotgun sequence genome:
- the LOC126581782 gene encoding uncharacterized protein LOC126581782 has product MSKTLVKKALALAEETLPSSKPLADDKTTKRKASALELIPKHQKLVELVGKRGQRIEKDLIRRREKVTVSDIRQQLANKRDPTEENVRRLLLLSSSTCRLDEETRKKILKRAQTGCYVSKVRLSKEAREERKLKRASGKGKGDPATPAAGESVFTEDDFESFARELEESGI; this is encoded by the exons ATGTCGAAAACACTCGTGAAAAAAGCGCTGGCGTTGGCGGAGGAAACTCTTCCCTCGAGCAAACCACTAGCAGATG ATAAAACCACCAAACGGAAAGCGAGCGCCCTCGAGTTGATCCCAAAACAtcagaagctggtcgagctgGTGGGCAAAAGGGGTCAACGGATCGAAAAGGATCTCATCCGGCGGCGGGAGAAGGTAACCGTTTCCGACATTCGACAGCAGCTCGCCAACAAACGGGATCCAACGGAGGAAAACGTTCGccgcctgctgctactgagcTCCTCTACCTGCCGGCTTGACGAAGAAACACGGAAAAAG ATCCTGAAACGCGCCCAAACCGGATGTTACGTTTCGAAAGTAAGGCTATCCAAGGAGGCGCGCGAAGAGCGGAAGCTAAAGCGTGCTTCGGGCAAAGGTAAAGGCGACCCGGCGACTCCGGCTGCAGGGGAGAGTGTATTTACGGAAGATGATTTCGAAAGTTTTGCCCGGGAACTGGAGGAGAGCGGAATTTAA
- the LOC126581781 gene encoding protein tilB has translation MVRITEQLVRKRAEHNELLIGTLEEVSLHQEDIERIEHIGNWCRELKILLLQSNLIPRLENLHRLKRLEYLNVAINNIERIENLESLESLRKLDLTLNFIGELTSVDSLRGNHNLRELFLTGNPCTDYPGYREYVVTVLPQLEHLDGKEVTRGERLRAAKVFTGLRSRIVQLEAQHRITRDEQRVRVARQLDEQESSVADCDDDDDDEQRKVTEFWEQKSEHCPETRIQMAKFSKRAAEKERQDEERRKQAAEQRKRRRPRNLFADCGRPYSLNEPRLEFDFRDEVDRFELELHLYRFLDTSLVDVDAQPRYVRVTVKGKIFQLALQHEIQPDRATCQRSMTTGHLLIVMPKLNPEQQVVPVVRKSAPKTGTITGSGHKLTGTVDVRTICKSAEGPDETIPDLI, from the exons ATGGTTCGCA TTACTGAGCAGCTGGTACGTAAGCGTGCCGAACACAACGAGCTACTGATCGGCACACTGGAAGAGGTTTCGCTGCACCAGGAAGACATTGAGCGTATCGAGCACATCGGGAACTGGTGCCGGGAGCTAAAGATTCTGCTGCTCCAATCGAACCTCATTCCACGGTTGGAAAATCTGCATCGCTTGAAACGGCTCGAGTACCTGAACGTCGCCATTAACAACATAGAACGTATCGAGAACCTGGAATCGCTCGAATCGCTCCGCAAGCTCGATCTTACGCTCAACTTCATCGGTGAGCTGACGAGTGTGGACAGCTTAAGGGGCAACCACAATCTGCGCGAACTTTTCCTCACCGGTAACCCGTGTACGGACTATCCCGGTTACCGTGAGTACGTCGTGACAGTACTGCCACAGCTCGAGCACCTCGATGGAAAGGAGGTGACACGCGGAGAGCGATTGCGGGCGGCCAAAGTGTTCACCGGGTTACGCTCTCGGATCGTGCAGCTCGAGGCGCAGCACCGTATCACGCGAGACGAGCAACGTGTTCGCGTTGCTAGGCAGCTAGACGAGCAGGAGAGCAGCGTGGCCGattgcgatgacgacgacgacgatgagcagcGTAAGGTGACTGAGTTTTGGGAGCAGAAGAGTGAACATTGCCCGGAAACACGTATCCAAATGGCCAAGTTTTCCAAACGGGCAGCGGAGAAGGAACGCCAAGATGAAGAGCGGCGGAAACAAGCAGCCGAGCAACGGAAACGAAGACGACCCCGCAACCTATTCGCCGACTGTGGTCGACCGTACAGTTTGAACGAACCGCGGCTGGAGTTTGATTTTCGCGATGAAGTGGATCGGTTCGAGCTGGAGCTACACCTGTACCGGTTTCTGGACACTTCGCTCGTGGACGTGGACGCACAGCCCCGGTATGTGCGCGTTACCGTGAAAGGAAAAATCTTTCAACTGGCTTTACAACATGAAATCCAGCCGGATCGGGCCACCTGCCAGCGTTCGATGACCACTGGCCATCTGTTGATTGTGATGCCGAAACTAAACCCCGAACAGCaggtggtgccagtggtgcgGAAATCGGCCCCGAAGACCGGCACAATCACCGGCAGTGGACACAAGCTAACCGGTACGGTCGACGTACGTACCATTTGCAAATCGGCGGAGGGTCCAGATGAGACTATACCCGATTtgatttaa